GCGCGATGGCGGCAGACGGGTTGGAATGGTCCACCATTCGAGCTAGGGAGTTTAACAGGTGACAGTAATTAGGGAGGTCTACGAACCGGCTGGCGCGGGTGTCGTCGGCTGGGCTTGCGGCGCGCCCGGCTGGCCCGGAGCGGGAGCGTACTTGGAGGCGCACTTGGCCTGCAGGTGGTTGGCGCGGAAGACGCCTTCCCGGTCGAGGTGGCCTTCGACCAGCGCCTGCGAGTCATCTTTGAACGTATCCGGCGGCGCTTCGGTGCCTTTGTAGACTACCGGCAGGGTGTGATTTTCTTCCAGCAGCACAAACTCCACGCGCGTACCCTGACGCTTGATGGAGCCCGGCTGAACGTTGCCGGCCACACGCAAGCGCTTGGTGTAGCGGCTGTCGTCCATCTGCTTGAGCTCGTCGATGGTCACGTAGTAGCTCTTCGACTCCTGCACGCCGGTATAAGCGAGGTAACCGAGCGAGAGCACGATGATGGAGATAGCGGCGCCGAAGCGGACGTAGCGGCTGGATGCGGAAGATTGCAGCATACTTACCAAGACTTTACGCCCTCCGCGAGCGGAGGGTCAACCGAGGAACTCCCGTCGTAACAGACCAAACTGCGACCGCTAACCGATGAGACACGGTGAAACCCGCAGCCTTCCCGAACGAATAGGCATCGCTCTGCTCGTGATTGTCTTGCTCCCGGTGCTGATACCGTGGGTCCTCGTTTGGTTGATCTTGCAGGTCGTTGTGGGCGCTGTGCTTTATCTCGCGATCTGGGCCTGGTGGTGCCCGCGTGGCAAGCGCGTGCTGTTGGTGTACTCGGACAGTCCGATATGGCGGGATTATTTCGATGCCAAGGTATTGCCGAGACTCGGAGACCAGGCCGTGGTCTTAAACTGGTCCGAGCGCAAGCGTTGGCCCAGGTTCACCTCGCTGGCTGTGAACGCATTTCACTATTTCGCAGGGTACCGAGAGTTCAATCCCCTGGCGGTAGTGTTCCGGCCGTTCCGCCCGCGCCGCATCTATCGCTACTGGCAACCCTTCCGCGAGTATCGGCAAGGCAAGCCTGAAGCCGTGGAAACGATGACAGAGAGCCTCTTCGCTCTCCTGGATGAAAGGACCGAGGAGATGCTAGGGTAGCCCTCCAACCTAGGGGGGAACGCAGCGCTATAATAAAGCGTTTGGAGAGCAAGACCCTCCCTCATGAACGCCAACGACAAGAACGGAAGTGTTGCCACGGCTGAGAGCGTCCGCCAGCCGCGCGCGGAGTGGATCGCGAAGCGGCGCGAGCAGGCCGCGCGCACCGGCGATACGAACGTCAGCCAGATGCACTTCGCGCGCCGGGGCGTGATCACGGACGAGATGGAGTATGTAGCGAGGCGCGAGAACCTCGCGCCCGAACTCATCCGCGACGAAGTGGCCCGCGGCCGCATGATCATCCCGGCGAACATCAACCATCCAGAACTGGAGCCGATGGGCATCGGCGTGGCCTCGAAGTGCAAGATCAACGCCAACATCGGCAACTCCGCCGTCAGTTCGAACATCGAGGAAGAACTCCGTA
The Terriglobales bacterium genome window above contains:
- a CDS encoding cytochrome c maturation protein CcmE, with amino-acid sequence MLQSSASSRYVRFGAAISIIVLSLGYLAYTGVQESKSYYVTIDELKQMDDSRYTKRLRVAGNVQPGSIKRQGTRVEFVLLEENHTLPVVYKGTEAPPDTFKDDSQALVEGHLDREGVFRANHLQAKCASKYAPAPGQPGAPQAQPTTPAPAGS